A stretch of the Halomonas sp. CH40 genome encodes the following:
- a CDS encoding glycerol-3-phosphate dehydrogenase/oxidase has translation MKLRNSNLDKLANDDFDVLIIGGGINGASAAAALAGKGARVGLIDRGDFAGSTSMHSSNLVWGGIKYMESKDFGLVRKLCKSRNHLIKNYPSTVEEIRFLTTISKGFRHHPSYLYAGTWLYWLMGNAFTKIPKLFTPKGIKNSEPIVNTDNAVGGFEYSDAILHDNDARFVFNFIRHAIDYGASIANYVESNGASYEDGRWVVQARNVIDGTSFPIRAKVLVNAAGPWVDHHNKLTGQQTQHQHLYSKGIHLIVPQLTDSKRVLAFFANDGRLFFVIPMGNRTCIGTTDTHMEQPEVDVTQEDIDFVLENINTRLTLEKPITTADIISTRCGVRPLAIKSSKGKDRDFQQLSRKHVVDTNADSAHISIFGGKLTDCLNVGDEISDEVSKLGVDIPFPDYKWYGEPSEDVKREFMQQAERMGLDEMTPETSSEPLSKRLWRRYAAQSLDMLEQIRQDPREAELLIEGTEYIRCELRQTHRSEMVTKLDDFLRRRAKVSLVVPHEELRHSEGLKEACHMLFGDQAEERFNEYFDKVPDTARFTESGQNRVSA, from the coding sequence ATGAAACTTCGCAATAGCAATCTTGATAAGCTGGCTAACGATGATTTCGACGTCCTGATTATCGGCGGCGGAATCAACGGTGCCTCAGCGGCGGCAGCGCTGGCGGGCAAAGGGGCCAGAGTAGGTCTGATTGACCGCGGCGATTTCGCTGGCAGTACCAGCATGCATTCCTCCAATCTGGTTTGGGGGGGCATCAAGTACATGGAGAGTAAAGATTTCGGCCTGGTGCGTAAATTATGCAAAAGCCGTAATCATCTGATCAAAAACTATCCTTCCACCGTGGAAGAGATCCGCTTTCTGACCACCATCAGCAAAGGGTTTCGCCATCACCCCAGCTACCTTTACGCGGGCACCTGGCTTTACTGGCTGATGGGCAATGCGTTTACCAAGATTCCTAAACTGTTTACTCCCAAGGGAATCAAGAATTCTGAACCCATCGTGAATACTGACAATGCCGTCGGCGGCTTTGAATATTCCGATGCCATCCTGCACGACAACGATGCGCGCTTTGTTTTCAACTTTATCCGGCATGCCATCGACTATGGCGCCAGCATTGCCAACTATGTGGAGTCCAACGGGGCGTCCTATGAAGACGGCCGCTGGGTAGTACAGGCGCGCAATGTGATCGACGGCACGAGCTTCCCTATCCGCGCCAAGGTGCTGGTCAACGCGGCAGGGCCCTGGGTGGATCATCACAACAAGTTGACCGGCCAGCAGACCCAGCATCAGCATCTGTATTCCAAGGGTATCCACCTGATCGTACCCCAGCTGACGGACTCCAAACGGGTACTGGCATTTTTTGCCAACGATGGCCGGTTGTTCTTCGTCATCCCCATGGGTAACCGTACCTGCATTGGCACGACCGATACGCATATGGAACAACCGGAAGTCGATGTCACTCAGGAAGATATCGATTTCGTGTTGGAAAATATCAATACGCGTCTAACACTGGAAAAACCCATTACCACGGCGGATATTATTTCTACCCGTTGCGGTGTGCGCCCGCTGGCCATCAAGTCAAGTAAAGGCAAAGACCGGGATTTCCAGCAGTTATCGCGTAAACATGTGGTGGACACCAATGCCGACAGCGCTCACATCAGCATTTTTGGCGGCAAGCTGACCGACTGCCTTAATGTGGGTGATGAAATCAGCGATGAAGTAAGCAAGCTGGGCGTTGATATCCCCTTCCCGGACTATAAGTGGTACGGCGAACCCTCTGAAGACGTCAAGCGCGAGTTCATGCAGCAGGCTGAGCGCATGGGGCTTGACGAGATGACGCCTGAAACATCGTCTGAGCCGCTCAGCAAGCGCCTGTGGCGGCGTTATGCGGCCCAGTCGCTGGATATGCTTGAGCAGATTCGCCAGGACCCACGTGAGGCCGAACTACTGATTGAGGGCACCGAATATATCCGCTGCGAACTGCGCCAGACGCACCGCAGTGAAATGGTCACCAAGCTTGACGACTTCCTGCGCCGGCGTGCCAAGGTATCCCTGGTGGTTCCCCATGAAGAGCTGCGCCACTCTGAAGGACTGAAAGAAGCCTGCCACATGCTGTTCGGCGATCAGGCAGAAGAACGCTTCAATGAATATTTCGATAAAGTACCGGATACCGCGCGCTTTACTGAAAGTGGCCAGAACCGCGTTAGTGCTTGA
- a CDS encoding SLC13 family permease: MDISVPTISVNGIAPSTLVFGVLGLTLLAFIWGRFRYDLVALSALLGSVMLGLVPADEAFSGFGHPAVITVAAVLVLSRGFERSGVVDVIAEQVLKAGERLILQLAVLVGTVVVLSGIMNNVGALALLLPVALRLAREHNTSPSLLLMPLAFGSLLGGLTTLIGTPPNIIISSYRSSVTGEAFSMFSFFPVGAVVALAGLVFIVLIGWRLTPKRAGNASTEGMFDTAHYLVELKVDEDAKANGMTLQQLRHELEESLPILAVVRDEQRRTGNAFYAALKPGDILLLEAGPEDLKQLEDKLGLSVISADQEDEGEEEDTDNQVDTEGLQLVEAVIRNDSIMINRSVRQLRLHHQFDMHLVAVARDGERLKQRLRDIRFQAGDVVLLQGDEEEMHESLATLGCLPLASRELQLGQPRKLLLSVTIFALAIVAMLLDLLPAAVALSTAALVSLLIGILPLREAYQAIDGPVIMLLGAMIPVGQALETSGGAALIAEGLLQLGSSWPIPATLVGLFLLSMLLSNVINNAAAALLMAPIAISLARGFEVSLDPFLMVVAVSASCAFLTPIGHQSNTLVLGPGGYRFSDYWKLGLPLSLLVMLVGIPMILWRWPL, from the coding sequence ATGGATATCAGTGTACCGACAATCAGCGTCAACGGGATAGCACCCAGCACCCTGGTGTTTGGCGTACTGGGATTAACGCTATTGGCATTTATCTGGGGGCGTTTTCGCTACGACCTGGTGGCGCTGTCCGCTCTGCTGGGCTCGGTGATGTTAGGGCTAGTGCCCGCGGATGAGGCGTTTAGCGGTTTTGGCCACCCGGCGGTGATTACCGTGGCCGCCGTGCTGGTGTTAAGCCGCGGTTTTGAGCGCTCTGGTGTGGTTGATGTCATTGCTGAACAGGTGCTTAAGGCGGGTGAGCGCCTGATACTGCAGCTGGCGGTGCTGGTAGGCACAGTGGTGGTGCTTTCCGGCATTATGAATAACGTGGGCGCGCTGGCCTTGTTGTTGCCTGTCGCCCTGCGTCTTGCTCGCGAGCATAATACCTCGCCGTCACTGCTGCTGATGCCGCTGGCTTTTGGTTCCCTGCTGGGTGGTCTGACCACCCTGATTGGAACACCCCCTAATATTATCATTTCCAGTTATCGCAGCAGCGTCACCGGTGAAGCCTTCAGTATGTTCAGCTTCTTTCCGGTGGGAGCGGTCGTGGCGCTTGCTGGGCTTGTGTTTATTGTCCTGATCGGTTGGCGGCTAACACCCAAACGTGCTGGCAATGCTTCTACAGAAGGGATGTTTGATACCGCCCATTATCTGGTTGAGCTAAAAGTAGACGAAGATGCCAAGGCTAACGGTATGACCCTGCAACAGCTACGTCATGAACTCGAGGAGTCTCTGCCTATTCTGGCGGTGGTACGCGATGAGCAGCGGCGCACGGGCAATGCCTTCTATGCGGCCCTTAAGCCAGGAGACATTCTGTTGTTGGAAGCCGGGCCTGAAGACCTCAAGCAGTTGGAAGATAAGCTGGGGCTAAGTGTTATCAGTGCCGATCAAGAAGATGAAGGCGAAGAGGAAGACACAGACAATCAGGTAGATACAGAAGGCTTGCAGCTGGTAGAAGCTGTCATACGCAATGATTCAATAATGATTAATCGCAGCGTTCGCCAGCTCAGATTGCACCATCAGTTTGATATGCACCTGGTGGCCGTTGCCAGAGATGGTGAACGCCTCAAGCAGCGCCTGCGGGATATTCGTTTTCAGGCGGGTGACGTGGTGCTGTTACAAGGTGACGAAGAAGAAATGCATGAAAGCCTGGCGACTCTGGGTTGCCTGCCATTGGCCAGCCGTGAGCTTCAGCTTGGTCAGCCGCGCAAGCTACTGCTTTCAGTGACTATCTTTGCCTTGGCGATTGTGGCCATGCTGCTGGATCTGTTGCCAGCGGCCGTGGCGTTAAGCACGGCGGCACTGGTTTCCTTGCTGATTGGTATCCTGCCTCTACGAGAAGCCTACCAGGCGATTGATGGCCCGGTGATTATGCTGTTGGGCGCCATGATTCCCGTCGGCCAGGCGTTGGAAACCAGCGGTGGAGCCGCGCTGATTGCTGAAGGTCTGCTCCAGCTAGGCAGCAGCTGGCCCATACCGGCGACGCTGGTAGGGCTTTTTCTGCTCAGCATGCTGCTTTCCAATGTGATCAACAATGCGGCGGCGGCTTTATTGATGGCACCGATTGCCATCAGCCTGGCAAGAGGGTTTGAGGTATCGCTTGACCCGTTTCTGATGGTGGTGGCAGTCAGCGCTTCCTGTGCGTTTCTTACCCCGATTGGTCACCAGTCCAATACCTTGGTGCTGGGGCCGGGAGGCTATCGGTTCAGCGACTACTGGAAATTGGGGTTACCGCTTTCCCTGCTGGTCATGCTGGTAGGTATTCCTATGATACTTTGGCGTTGGCCGCTATAA
- a CDS encoding kinesin, translated as MSDTNKPSEDNSSAENTSSTSPSSAAAATKPDMKTLMQDNRVRGIAGIAAIAVIWAVIAQSSAGSRADRIDMVEGQLAEAEQSSQELRSQLSELEEAEMNLTAMQEEMAALEEQQAATQAELESTQAAVSEAEETLASLGKQRESLEQQIESLTGEVETHEAHLEELNSELAQVEQTRDEAQAARQEAEEALQSAQADRQEAEEARQQAEQERASAVEAREQAEADLESLNGQIEEANTHLEALQEEIATTQQERDALVEERDTLTNERDALQEEIEGLTAQREDEQASLEEVRTEFGDLQVALEIGREELTSVNDNIDQRESQLERLETQLNNWREELNSLESRMAEVDDTTEGEAASTPVEASDDASAGEAATESEAVEDATEDEATEDEAAEDEAAEDEAEETDEQDAEDQQEDEETEV; from the coding sequence ATGTCAGATACGAACAAACCATCCGAAGACAACAGCTCAGCTGAGAATACATCATCGACATCTCCCAGTTCAGCTGCCGCCGCTACCAAGCCTGATATGAAAACCCTGATGCAGGATAACCGTGTGAGAGGTATTGCCGGTATTGCGGCGATTGCGGTTATCTGGGCAGTGATCGCTCAATCCAGCGCCGGTTCCCGGGCAGATCGCATTGATATGGTAGAAGGTCAGCTGGCTGAAGCCGAGCAGTCAAGCCAGGAGCTGAGGTCCCAGCTTTCTGAGCTTGAAGAAGCCGAGATGAACCTTACTGCCATGCAGGAAGAAATGGCCGCTCTCGAAGAGCAGCAGGCGGCCACCCAGGCAGAGCTGGAATCAACCCAAGCAGCCGTTAGCGAAGCAGAGGAAACGCTGGCATCACTGGGTAAACAGCGCGAGTCCCTTGAGCAGCAAATCGAGTCACTGACCGGTGAAGTTGAAACCCATGAAGCCCATCTGGAAGAGCTTAACAGCGAGCTTGCCCAGGTAGAACAGACGCGTGACGAGGCACAAGCAGCCCGTCAGGAAGCTGAAGAAGCGCTTCAGTCAGCGCAAGCCGACCGCCAGGAAGCCGAAGAAGCACGCCAGCAGGCCGAGCAGGAACGTGCCTCTGCAGTAGAGGCTCGCGAGCAGGCGGAAGCTGACCTTGAGAGCCTTAATGGTCAGATTGAAGAAGCCAATACCCATCTGGAAGCCCTTCAGGAAGAAATCGCTACTACCCAGCAAGAGCGTGACGCCCTGGTAGAGGAACGCGATACCCTGACCAATGAGCGTGATGCACTGCAGGAAGAAATCGAAGGCTTGACTGCGCAACGTGAAGACGAGCAGGCCAGCCTTGAAGAGGTGCGCACCGAGTTCGGCGATCTGCAGGTGGCGCTTGAGATCGGCCGTGAAGAGCTGACGTCGGTCAATGACAATATTGATCAGCGTGAATCGCAGCTGGAACGCCTTGAGACACAGCTGAACAATTGGCGTGAAGAGCTAAACTCTCTGGAATCGCGTATGGCGGAAGTCGATGACACGACTGAAGGTGAAGCCGCTTCAACACCCGTAGAGGCCAGCGACGATGCATCTGCTGGCGAAGCGGCTACTGAAAGCGAAGCCGTTGAAGACGCCACAGAAGATGAGGCCACAGAAGATGAGGCCGCTGAAGATGAGGCCGCTGAAGATGAGGCTGAAGAGACAGACGAGCAGGACGCTGAAGATCAACAGGAAGATGAAGAAACCGAAGTATAG
- the cobA gene encoding uroporphyrinogen-III C-methyltransferase: MQRPGSVSLVGAGPGDPELLTLKAYRRIIAADVVLYDRLVSEEILALIPASAQKYYVGKACSNHSVAQQDINQSLVDWAQAGRTVVRLKGGDPFIFGRGGEEMEILVANNVSVEVIPGITAASGCAAYAGIPLTHRDYAQSVRFVTGHLKQGGEMDWPCLAQPGQTLVFYMGLGNLLHICSSLMAHGLSAHTPMALIAQGTTRHQQVHIGTLASPPPGFYSGAISSPALIVIGDVVALNAQLDWFDPGKAGTTGYANEDVNRAVTSLA; this comes from the coding sequence GTGCAGCGCCCGGGAAGCGTCAGCCTCGTGGGCGCAGGCCCGGGTGACCCCGAGTTGCTCACTCTGAAAGCCTATCGACGGATCATCGCCGCCGACGTTGTGCTTTATGACCGCCTGGTAAGCGAAGAAATCCTGGCGCTTATTCCGGCGAGTGCGCAAAAATACTATGTCGGTAAAGCCTGCTCTAACCACAGCGTAGCACAACAGGATATCAATCAGTCACTGGTGGATTGGGCCCAGGCTGGCCGCACGGTTGTTCGCCTGAAAGGCGGTGACCCGTTCATTTTTGGGCGCGGCGGAGAAGAAATGGAAATCCTGGTGGCCAACAATGTCAGCGTTGAAGTGATTCCAGGCATCACAGCTGCCTCCGGTTGTGCGGCTTATGCTGGCATCCCGTTAACCCACCGTGATTATGCCCAGTCCGTGCGTTTTGTGACTGGCCACCTGAAGCAGGGCGGCGAAATGGATTGGCCTTGCCTGGCACAGCCAGGCCAGACCCTGGTTTTCTACATGGGGCTTGGGAATCTGCTGCATATCTGCTCTTCGCTGATGGCTCATGGGTTGTCGGCGCACACGCCCATGGCCTTGATTGCCCAGGGAACTACCCGCCATCAGCAGGTTCATATTGGAACCCTTGCCTCGCCACCGCCTGGTTTTTATAGCGGTGCAATCAGTTCACCTGCTTTGATTGTAATTGGTGATGTGGTGGCGCTCAATGCCCAGCTTGACTGGTTCGACCCTGGCAAAGCGGGCACGACTGGGTACGCTAATGAGGATGTCAACAGAGCTGTCACATCTTTAGCGTAA
- the glpK gene encoding glycerol kinase GlpK: protein MPSYILAIDQGTTSSRAILFDRQGQVVSVAQQEFPQHFPNDGWIEHDPENIWDTVIATCRDVIAKTGIDIQDIAGVGITNQRETTIVWDRQTGKPLYNAIVWQDRRTSQLCESLRDEGHTEAVQASTGLLIDPYFSATKIAWILDNVDGARERAERGELAFGTVDSFLIWRLTNGQHHVTDATNASRTALFNIHEQQWDEALLALFRIPASLLPEVKDSSDDFGSIAKEWLGAELPIAGVAGDQQAALFGQACFTPGMGKSTYGTGCFMIVNTGDEPATSRNRLLTTIGYRLNGKPTYAMEGSIFVAGATVQWLRDGLNLFADAAETEALARETRSGHSVYLVPAFTGLGAPHWDPKARGAIFGLTRDTGIAEIVAAGLQAVCYQTRDLQHCMNDDMAATPGKLRVDGGMVKNSWVMQFLADMLGVEVDRPAVLETTALGVAYLAGLRLGWYANLEEIQGLWRCESSFTPKMDEATREDLYQGWLDAVARVKSN from the coding sequence ATGCCATCTTACATACTCGCTATCGATCAAGGCACCACCAGCTCACGGGCTATTCTGTTTGACCGTCAGGGTCAAGTTGTCAGCGTTGCCCAGCAGGAATTTCCTCAGCACTTTCCCAACGACGGCTGGATAGAACACGACCCAGAAAATATCTGGGATACCGTCATTGCAACCTGTCGGGATGTGATTGCCAAGACGGGTATTGATATTCAGGACATTGCCGGGGTCGGGATTACCAACCAGCGTGAAACCACCATAGTGTGGGATCGCCAGACCGGAAAGCCGCTTTATAATGCGATTGTCTGGCAGGATCGTCGTACCTCTCAGCTGTGTGAAAGCCTGCGCGATGAAGGGCATACCGAGGCCGTTCAAGCCAGTACCGGGCTGTTGATTGATCCGTATTTTTCCGCCACCAAGATTGCCTGGATTCTGGATAACGTTGACGGTGCCCGTGAGCGTGCAGAACGCGGCGAGCTGGCGTTTGGTACCGTCGACAGCTTTCTGATCTGGCGCCTGACCAACGGCCAGCACCACGTCACCGATGCGACCAACGCCTCGCGCACGGCGCTGTTCAATATTCATGAGCAACAGTGGGATGAAGCGCTGCTGGCGCTGTTCCGTATACCTGCCAGTCTGCTGCCAGAGGTCAAAGACTCCAGCGACGATTTTGGCAGCATTGCCAAGGAGTGGCTGGGCGCGGAACTACCCATTGCCGGGGTTGCCGGTGACCAGCAGGCCGCCTTGTTCGGGCAGGCCTGTTTTACTCCCGGTATGGGCAAGAGCACCTATGGCACCGGGTGTTTCATGATCGTCAATACGGGTGATGAACCCGCCACATCACGCAACCGCCTGCTGACGACCATCGGCTACCGTTTGAACGGTAAACCGACCTATGCCATGGAAGGCAGTATCTTCGTGGCCGGAGCGACCGTACAGTGGCTCAGGGATGGTCTCAACCTGTTTGCTGATGCGGCGGAAACCGAGGCCCTGGCCCGGGAAACCCGCAGCGGTCACAGCGTTTATCTGGTGCCTGCCTTTACCGGCCTGGGTGCGCCTCACTGGGATCCAAAAGCGCGCGGTGCCATCTTCGGCCTGACCCGGGATACCGGCATTGCCGAGATCGTTGCCGCAGGCTTGCAGGCCGTCTGCTATCAGACCCGAGACCTGCAGCACTGCATGAACGATGATATGGCGGCCACGCCCGGTAAGCTGCGGGTTGATGGCGGCATGGTCAAGAATAGCTGGGTGATGCAGTTTCTCGCCGATATGCTAGGGGTTGAAGTCGACCGCCCAGCGGTGTTGGAAACCACGGCGCTGGGTGTCGCCTACCTGGCGGGGCTGCGCCTGGGCTGGTACGCCAACCTGGAAGAAATTCAGGGGCTGTGGCGCTGCGAGTCGAGCTTTACCCCCAAAATGGATGAAGCCACCCGGGAAGATCTGTATCAAGGCTGGCTGGATGCGGTAGCACGGGTCAAATCAAACTGA
- a CDS encoding DeoR/GlpR family transcriptional regulator has protein sequence MNQHYRQDAIVELVRQHGYVSIEQLTEHFAVTPQTIRRDLNTLAEEGRIRRVHGGAGIESSTVNTAYSTRKTLHLEEKERIARTLAAHIPDHASLFINIGTSNEIIAKALLDHHGLEIITNNLSVAAILQHKEDFTVIVAGGQVRSRDGGIIGEATIDFINQFKVDYGIIGISGIDEDGSLLEFDYQEVRVAQAIIANSRRVYLAADYSKFHRNPVVRQGNIAQLDALFTDRHPPEAIMRLLTQHDVALHIAKADNQRAL, from the coding sequence ATGAACCAACATTACCGACAAGACGCGATCGTAGAACTGGTGCGCCAGCACGGTTACGTCAGCATTGAGCAATTGACCGAACATTTTGCGGTAACGCCGCAAACCATCCGGCGTGATCTGAATACCCTGGCAGAAGAAGGTCGTATCCGCCGGGTTCACGGTGGGGCCGGTATAGAGTCAAGCACCGTCAATACCGCCTACAGCACGCGCAAAACCCTGCACCTCGAAGAAAAGGAACGCATTGCCCGCACCCTGGCTGCTCACATTCCCGACCATGCTTCGCTGTTTATCAATATCGGCACCAGTAACGAGATCATTGCCAAGGCGCTGCTTGATCATCATGGGCTGGAAATTATCACCAACAATCTGAGCGTTGCAGCCATCCTGCAGCATAAGGAAGATTTTACGGTAATTGTTGCTGGCGGCCAGGTTCGCTCCCGGGATGGCGGTATCATTGGCGAGGCCACCATCGACTTTATCAATCAGTTCAAGGTGGATTACGGCATTATCGGTATCAGCGGCATCGATGAGGATGGCTCACTGCTGGAGTTTGACTACCAGGAAGTGAGAGTGGCGCAGGCCATTATTGCCAATTCACGACGCGTCTACCTGGCCGCCGACTATTCCAAGTTTCATCGTAACCCCGTGGTTCGCCAGGGCAATATCGCTCAGCTGGATGCACTGTTTACCGACCGTCATCCCCCTGAGGCAATAATGCGCCTGCTCACCCAGCATGATGTGGCCCTGCATATTGCCAAAGCTGATAACCAACGCGCCCTGTAG
- a CDS encoding ABC transporter substrate-binding protein produces the protein MQHNNFNKHVNISPFKLTTLAASLMLASGSLSADDHDARAIAERLVDEHFQNSTLTREEQIEELVWFAEAAEPFRDMEIQTVAEGLTTHVYESEVLAEAFSELTGINITHNIIGEGDVVDTMQNQMQSGNSIYDGFVNDTDAIGTHIRYGTTINLSNAMENEWADYTLPTLDLDDFIGLQYGTGPDGSLFQLPTQQFANLYWFRYDWFQREDFQEQFREIYGYDLGVPTNWTAYEDIAEFFSVHVDEIDGTKVYGHMDYGRRDPSLGWRFHDSWLSMAGMGSPGVPSGNPVDDWGIRVNEDSQPVGASVSRGGATNSPASVFAMQKAVDWLGDYAPPEAQGMTFGEAGPVPSQGHIAQQIFWYTAFTADMTEPSLPVTDDEGNPLWRMAPSPTGPYWEEGMKVGYQDVGGWTFFDSTPEDRRTAAWLFAQFTVAKSTSLEKLMAGLTPIRESDIFSEQMTEMAPKLGGLVEFYRSPNESNWTPTGTNVPDYPRLAPLWWQNLAPVMSGDMTAQEGLDNLAADMDNTMFRLARANVFDTYAPNLNEERDPEYWLNMEGSPKAKLDNEMPQGETIPYDEMMEAWMSAGTR, from the coding sequence ATGCAACACAATAATTTCAACAAGCACGTCAACATCAGCCCGTTCAAACTCACCACACTGGCGGCGAGTCTGATGCTGGCTTCCGGTTCTCTCTCCGCTGACGACCACGATGCCCGTGCCATTGCGGAGCGCCTGGTTGACGAGCATTTCCAGAACTCGACCCTTACCCGCGAAGAACAGATCGAGGAGCTTGTGTGGTTTGCTGAAGCCGCTGAGCCTTTCCGCGACATGGAGATTCAGACTGTCGCTGAAGGTCTTACCACTCACGTCTATGAAAGTGAAGTGTTGGCTGAAGCCTTTAGCGAGCTGACCGGTATCAACATCACTCATAACATCATCGGCGAAGGCGATGTGGTTGATACCATGCAGAACCAGATGCAGTCGGGTAACAGCATCTATGACGGTTTTGTCAACGATACCGATGCCATCGGCACGCATATCCGCTATGGCACCACCATCAACCTGAGCAATGCCATGGAAAACGAGTGGGCGGACTACACCCTGCCAACACTCGACCTGGATGACTTTATCGGCCTGCAGTACGGTACCGGCCCGGATGGTAGTCTTTTCCAGCTGCCTACCCAGCAGTTCGCCAACCTCTACTGGTTCCGCTATGACTGGTTCCAGCGCGAAGATTTCCAGGAACAGTTCCGTGAAATTTACGGTTACGACCTGGGTGTACCGACCAACTGGACGGCTTACGAAGATATCGCCGAGTTCTTCAGCGTCCACGTTGATGAAATCGATGGCACCAAGGTATATGGCCACATGGACTACGGCCGCCGTGACCCGTCACTGGGCTGGCGCTTCCATGACTCCTGGCTCTCCATGGCTGGCATGGGTAGCCCGGGCGTACCGTCAGGCAACCCGGTGGATGACTGGGGTATCCGCGTCAATGAAGATAGCCAGCCGGTCGGCGCCAGCGTCAGCCGTGGCGGCGCCACCAACTCACCGGCTTCTGTGTTTGCCATGCAGAAAGCGGTTGACTGGCTGGGCGACTACGCGCCGCCGGAAGCTCAGGGCATGACCTTTGGTGAAGCAGGCCCAGTACCGTCGCAGGGCCATATTGCCCAGCAGATCTTCTGGTACACCGCCTTCACTGCGGATATGACTGAACCTTCCTTGCCGGTTACCGATGACGAGGGTAACCCGCTGTGGCGCATGGCGCCGTCTCCCACTGGCCCGTATTGGGAAGAAGGCATGAAAGTCGGCTATCAGGATGTGGGCGGCTGGACCTTCTTTGATTCCACGCCTGAAGACCGCCGTACTGCTGCCTGGCTGTTTGCCCAGTTTACGGTTGCCAAGAGTACTTCTCTTGAAAAGCTGATGGCTGGCCTGACGCCTATTCGTGAATCTGACATCTTCTCTGAGCAGATGACCGAAATGGCACCCAAGCTGGGTGGTCTGGTGGAATTCTACCGCAGCCCCAATGAGTCCAACTGGACGCCAACGGGTACTAACGTACCTGACTATCCGCGTCTGGCACCGCTATGGTGGCAGAATCTGGCACCGGTCATGAGCGGTGATATGACAGCTCAGGAAGGTCTGGACAATCTGGCAGCCGATATGGACAACACCATGTTCCGTCTGGCACGTGCCAACGTCTTTGACACCTATGCGCCGAACCTCAACGAAGAGCGCGACCCTGAGTACTGGTTGAATATGGAAGGCTCACCCAAGGCTAAGCTCGACAATGAAATGCCACAGGGCGAGACCATTCCCTATGACGAAATGATGGAAGCCTGGATGTCAGCCGGTACGCGCTGA